One genomic segment of Caldimonas brevitalea includes these proteins:
- a CDS encoding cytochrome c-type biogenesis protein, producing MKAFLLSLTSLLCMSWALAAAPDEARLQALAAELRCPVCQNQSLADSNAELAADLRQEIRRQLEAGHSDQEVRDYMVSRYGEFVLYEPRLGGHTLLLWIGPFAMLGAAVAVLAWRVRRRASAGTTVEDAAVAPESRP from the coding sequence ATGAAAGCCTTTCTGCTGAGCCTGACCAGCCTGCTGTGCATGTCGTGGGCACTGGCTGCCGCCCCCGACGAAGCGCGGCTGCAAGCCCTGGCCGCCGAGCTGAGGTGCCCCGTGTGCCAAAACCAGAGCCTGGCCGATTCCAACGCCGAGCTGGCGGCCGACCTGCGGCAGGAGATCCGCCGCCAACTCGAGGCGGGACATAGCGATCAGGAGGTGCGCGACTACATGGTGAGCCGCTATGGCGAGTTCGTGCTGTACGAGCCGCGCCTGGGGGGCCACACGCTGCTGCTGTGGATCGGCCCGTTCGCGATGCTCGGGGCCGCGGTGGCCGTGCTCGCATGGCGGGTGCGCCGGCGGGCGAGCGCGGGCACGACCGTTGAAGACGCGGCCGTGGCGCCGGAGAGCCGGCCATGA
- a CDS encoding tetratricopeptide repeat protein, which translates to MSGPLAAFWVAAGGLTLLTVLALWWPLGAQRGAGHSGASGWVRPAGWVLAVGIPLATAFLYLQLGAPRTLEAAAQPPAHRLNEADMASAVETLAQRLKSQPDDLQGWFMLARSYQAMQRWPDAAAAYRETVRLAPDEPQLLADLADVLATVQGGSLEGEPRQLLERALKLAPDHPKSLALAAIAEFRQQRYAVAIGHWERLLAGEPAASEGAEVARRGIAQARALMGTAPSP; encoded by the coding sequence ATGAGTGGGCCACTCGCCGCCTTCTGGGTCGCCGCAGGCGGCTTGACGCTGCTCACCGTGCTGGCGCTCTGGTGGCCGTTGGGCGCGCAACGGGGCGCGGGGCACTCCGGTGCGTCGGGCTGGGTGCGGCCGGCGGGTTGGGTGCTGGCGGTCGGCATCCCGCTGGCGACCGCCTTTCTGTATTTGCAGCTGGGCGCGCCGCGCACGCTGGAGGCCGCCGCTCAGCCGCCCGCACACCGTCTCAACGAGGCCGACATGGCGAGCGCCGTGGAGACCTTGGCGCAACGGCTGAAGTCGCAGCCGGACGACCTGCAGGGCTGGTTCATGCTCGCGCGCTCCTACCAGGCGATGCAGCGCTGGCCCGACGCGGCCGCGGCCTACCGCGAAACCGTGCGGCTGGCACCCGACGAACCGCAGCTGCTGGCCGACCTGGCCGATGTGCTCGCGACTGTGCAGGGCGGCAGCCTCGAGGGGGAGCCGCGCCAACTGTTGGAACGCGCGCTGAAGCTGGCGCCGGACCATCCGAAGAGCCTGGCGCTCGCCGCGATTGCCGAGTTCCGGCAGCAGCGTTATGCGGTGGCGATTGGCCATTGGGAGCGTTTGCTCGCCGGGGAGCCAGCGGCATCGGAGGGTGCCGAAGTGGCCCGGCGGGGAATCGCCCAGGCGCGTGCATTGATGGGCACTGCGCCCTCACCTTAG
- a CDS encoding ATP-binding protein codes for MLRYQEIFVPGGFPRHTYNPRLALGLEERIREVTENLCKLVTVTGQTKSGKTVLVRKVLPIENSVWIDGGGAASEEEFWQLVVERLSLFQEIEAESSSEAKSGLQGKGTAEANFLVAKGSGEIGASTERGTGEATRKTRSVSARVAALVGLRQAKLPLVIDDFHYLSKELQGNLIRTLKPLIFDGVPVVVIAIPHRRYDAVKVEREMAGRISGITVPAWSEPELSYIPTTGFNLLGHTADPGDVSKLAAQSIGSPHLMQDFCRGISKAVGLVETKPSKRLHVDDRLAEQVFKDVADTIGRPIFEKLARGPRQRSDRIPRKLKDGREVDIYELVLHALASMQPGLVSLEYEDLRTAIKEVSSSQIPQLHEVARVLKHMATIASTDQSSTPVIDFEEDEKKLHITDPFFAFYLRWGDLVK; via the coding sequence GTGCTCAGGTATCAAGAAATCTTTGTTCCGGGCGGCTTTCCCCGCCACACCTACAACCCTCGACTTGCGCTCGGTCTGGAGGAACGCATTCGGGAAGTGACGGAGAACTTGTGCAAGCTCGTCACTGTTACCGGTCAGACAAAATCGGGAAAGACCGTTCTCGTTCGCAAGGTGCTCCCCATCGAAAACTCCGTCTGGATTGATGGAGGCGGCGCTGCCTCCGAAGAGGAGTTTTGGCAACTGGTGGTTGAACGGCTTAGCCTCTTTCAAGAAATCGAGGCGGAATCCTCTTCTGAGGCCAAGAGCGGCCTTCAAGGCAAGGGAACTGCCGAAGCCAATTTTTTAGTAGCAAAGGGCTCAGGAGAAATCGGAGCCTCAACGGAACGTGGGACCGGAGAAGCCACCCGAAAGACGCGCAGTGTCTCCGCCCGTGTAGCCGCTCTGGTCGGTTTGCGCCAGGCAAAACTTCCTCTCGTTATAGACGATTTCCACTACCTGTCCAAAGAGCTTCAGGGAAATTTAATTCGGACACTCAAACCATTAATTTTTGACGGCGTGCCGGTAGTGGTAATTGCGATCCCACACCGACGATATGACGCGGTTAAGGTAGAGCGAGAGATGGCAGGGCGCATCTCTGGAATTACCGTCCCCGCCTGGTCCGAACCCGAACTCTCCTACATTCCGACCACCGGCTTCAATCTCCTCGGACATACGGCAGATCCTGGAGACGTCAGCAAACTTGCTGCTCAATCGATTGGCAGCCCGCACCTTATGCAGGATTTTTGCAGAGGTATTTCGAAAGCCGTGGGTCTCGTCGAAACAAAGCCCAGCAAACGGCTGCACGTCGACGATCGCTTGGCTGAACAGGTATTCAAGGACGTGGCGGACACCATAGGCAGGCCAATTTTTGAGAAACTTGCTAGAGGGCCAAGGCAGCGTAGTGACAGAATCCCGCGCAAACTCAAAGACGGGCGGGAGGTAGACATCTATGAGCTGGTACTTCACGCGCTTGCAAGCATGCAGCCTGGGCTTGTAAGCCTTGAGTACGAGGATCTTCGTACCGCTATCAAAGAAGTATCAAGCTCGCAAATTCCGCAGCTACACGAGGTCGCGCGTGTCCTTAAACATATGGCTACCATTGCGTCCACTGACCAAAGCTCCACTCCCGTGATCGACTTCGAAGAGGATGAGAAAAAACTCCACATCACCGATCCATTTTTCGCGTTCTATCTTCGCTGGGGCGACCTTGTGAAATAA
- a CDS encoding DsbE family thiol:disulfide interchange protein, with translation MKWRYAVPLLGLLGLLVLFVFGLRQNPRALPSALIGRPVPAFAAPLLSAPQQTLSPASLRGAPWVLNVWASWCAACREEHEPLLDLARRDVPLYGLNYKDSRDAAQAWLQRSGDPYRSSVVDAEGRIGMDLGVYGVPETFVIDGQGVVRYRHAGPLTRELIERELLPLLTSLKR, from the coding sequence ATGAAGTGGCGTTATGCGGTGCCGCTGCTCGGGCTGCTCGGGTTGCTGGTGCTGTTCGTGTTCGGGCTGCGGCAAAACCCGCGGGCGCTGCCGTCGGCGCTGATCGGACGCCCCGTGCCGGCCTTCGCTGCGCCGCTGCTGTCGGCACCGCAACAAACGCTCTCGCCAGCGTCGTTGCGGGGCGCGCCGTGGGTGCTGAACGTGTGGGCCTCATGGTGTGCCGCCTGCCGCGAAGAACACGAGCCGCTGCTCGACCTGGCGCGGCGCGACGTGCCGCTCTACGGGCTGAACTACAAGGACAGCCGGGACGCCGCCCAGGCCTGGCTGCAGCGCTCCGGCGACCCCTACCGCAGCTCGGTGGTCGATGCCGAAGGCCGCATCGGCATGGACCTGGGCGTCTACGGCGTGCCCGAGACCTTCGTCATCGATGGCCAGGGCGTGGTGCGGTACCGGCATGCCGGGCCGCTGACGCGGGAGTTGATCGAGCGCGAGCTGTTGCCGCTGTTGACGAGCTTGAAGCGATGA
- a CDS encoding undecaprenyl-diphosphate phosphatase: MDIVVLLKAAVMGIVEGLTEFLPISSTGHLILASSLLNMTGDVVKVFEIAIQTGAMIAVMWEYRERLRNTVAGITYDPIAQRFALNVLIAFVPAVLLALVFGSLIKEHLFHPVPVATAFVVGGFIILWVERRHRRHYGDRDLEGGRVARVETVDDMTALDALKVGLVQCLALLPGTSRSGATIIGSMVFGFSRKAATEFSFFLGIPTLVGAGVYLLYKQRELLSVADLPMFAVGLVFAFFSALLCIRWLIRYVSTHDFTLFAWYRIVFGIVVLVTAKTGWVTWHA; this comes from the coding sequence GTGGACATTGTTGTACTGTTGAAGGCCGCGGTGATGGGCATCGTCGAGGGACTCACCGAGTTCCTGCCGATTTCATCCACCGGCCATTTGATCCTCGCGTCCTCGCTGCTCAACATGACCGGCGATGTCGTGAAGGTGTTCGAGATCGCCATCCAGACCGGCGCGATGATCGCCGTCATGTGGGAATACCGCGAACGCCTGCGCAACACGGTCGCCGGCATCACGTACGACCCGATCGCACAGCGGTTTGCGCTCAACGTGTTGATCGCGTTCGTTCCGGCGGTGCTGCTGGCCCTGGTGTTCGGCTCGTTGATCAAGGAACATCTGTTCCATCCGGTGCCGGTGGCCACCGCCTTCGTCGTCGGCGGCTTCATCATCCTGTGGGTGGAGCGGCGCCACCGTCGCCATTACGGCGACCGCGACCTGGAGGGCGGGCGGGTTGCCCGCGTCGAGACCGTCGACGACATGACGGCACTCGACGCGCTCAAGGTCGGCCTGGTGCAATGTTTGGCGCTGCTGCCCGGCACCAGCCGCTCGGGCGCCACCATCATCGGCTCGATGGTGTTCGGCTTCTCGCGCAAGGCGGCCACCGAGTTCAGCTTTTTCCTCGGCATCCCCACGCTGGTGGGAGCGGGCGTTTATTTGCTCTACAAGCAGCGCGAGCTGTTGAGCGTGGCCGATCTGCCGATGTTCGCGGTCGGGCTGGTGTTTGCCTTCTTCAGCGCCTTGCTGTGCATCCGCTGGCTGATCCGCTATGTGTCGACGCACGACTTCACGCTGTTCGCGTGGTATCGCATCGTGTTCGGCATCGTGGTGCTGGTGACGGCCAAGACCGGCTGGGTCACGTGGCACGCCTGA
- a CDS encoding UvrD-helicase domain-containing protein yields MSTARFLPKSLQPTDEQLAIQTATANTLVVEANAGAAKTTTLALRIAESWQRGIAPDRMLGLTYTEPAVQALRAALKKLGMPAPVVQRLRIETFEAFCANVLRGLEGPGVLQLESAEALKPQVWEAILGVEEHPGPHRDALQLPARGDHGAVEAFLRESLQLKGTMQLALDEEHEGPMTPERALALDRDYTLLRIYAQYENVVRRGGHPDRPVFRGPFDATYDLARLIHAGEPVEGTPGWPTELRVLVVDEMHDLNQAMFFVLCELLDTNRACYFCGAGDHDQVIHQVAGADVRFMQDELALRTHHRSVTRLPLSASFRFGSALASKAGRFARKRYASASAHETRVRLGHYDDADECVEQVLQAATEWRESEGERRMSEFAVLLRHPHQSVLLENKLLEADLAYATRGFESYLLRPEILLVRGLLAVATDNFASIDSPDTRKRIVEAFVFFCDVRIVADDQPEQSQDRLVQEAVNAVVEDPGILRLFFENQVLKNADPYVRRRLSAAVEAARKAPADTLLQDFLQALDIPALAASVFVEQPRRREALGHVEGLTRLAAGHRSAAAFFQMLNQSELRQQQRKASEHLVLGSIEAAKGLEYDQVLLPWLERGLLPATGAAERDEANLFYVGMTRARRCLTLLAHRERPSPYLAQLK; encoded by the coding sequence GTGAGCACGGCCCGCTTTCTGCCAAAGTCTTTGCAGCCGACCGACGAACAGCTGGCGATCCAAACCGCCACCGCCAACACGCTCGTCGTCGAGGCCAACGCCGGCGCGGCCAAGACGACCACGCTGGCCTTGCGCATCGCCGAGAGCTGGCAGCGCGGCATCGCGCCGGACCGCATGCTCGGGCTGACCTACACCGAGCCCGCCGTGCAGGCCTTGCGCGCCGCGCTCAAGAAGCTCGGCATGCCGGCACCGGTCGTGCAGCGCCTGCGCATCGAGACCTTCGAAGCGTTTTGTGCCAACGTGCTGCGCGGCCTCGAGGGCCCGGGCGTGCTGCAGCTCGAATCGGCCGAGGCGCTGAAACCGCAGGTGTGGGAGGCGATCCTCGGCGTCGAGGAGCACCCCGGCCCGCACCGCGACGCCTTGCAATTGCCCGCACGGGGCGACCACGGTGCGGTGGAGGCGTTTCTGCGCGAGAGCCTGCAGCTGAAGGGCACGATGCAGCTCGCGCTCGACGAAGAACACGAGGGGCCGATGACGCCCGAGCGGGCCCTGGCACTCGACCGCGACTACACGCTGCTGCGCATCTATGCACAGTACGAGAACGTGGTGCGACGCGGCGGCCACCCCGACCGGCCGGTGTTCCGCGGACCGTTCGACGCCACCTACGACCTGGCCCGGCTGATCCACGCCGGCGAGCCGGTCGAAGGCACCCCGGGCTGGCCGACCGAGCTGCGGGTGCTGGTGGTCGACGAGATGCACGACCTCAACCAGGCGATGTTTTTCGTGCTGTGCGAGTTGCTCGACACCAACCGCGCGTGCTACTTCTGCGGCGCCGGCGACCACGACCAGGTGATCCACCAGGTGGCGGGCGCCGACGTTAGATTCATGCAGGACGAACTGGCCCTGCGCACCCACCACCGCAGCGTCACCCGCTTGCCGCTCAGCGCCAGCTTCCGCTTCGGGTCGGCGTTGGCCTCCAAGGCCGGGCGCTTCGCCCGCAAGCGGTATGCCTCGGCCAGTGCGCATGAAACGCGCGTGCGGCTGGGCCACTACGACGACGCCGACGAATGTGTCGAGCAAGTCCTGCAGGCGGCCACCGAGTGGCGCGAAAGCGAGGGGGAACGCCGCATGTCGGAGTTCGCCGTGCTGCTGCGCCATCCGCACCAATCGGTGTTGCTCGAGAACAAGCTGCTCGAGGCCGACCTGGCCTACGCCACGCGCGGCTTCGAGAGTTATCTGCTGCGTCCCGAGATCCTGCTGGTGCGGGGGCTGCTGGCGGTGGCCACCGACAACTTCGCGAGCATCGACAGCCCCGACACCCGCAAGCGTATCGTCGAGGCCTTCGTGTTCTTCTGCGACGTCCGCATCGTCGCCGACGACCAGCCCGAGCAGTCGCAAGACCGCCTGGTGCAAGAGGCCGTCAACGCGGTGGTCGAAGACCCGGGCATCCTGCGGCTGTTCTTCGAGAACCAGGTGCTGAAAAACGCCGACCCCTACGTGCGCCGGCGCCTGTCAGCCGCCGTCGAGGCCGCACGCAAGGCGCCGGCCGACACCCTGCTGCAGGACTTCCTGCAGGCGCTCGACATCCCGGCACTGGCCGCCTCGGTGTTCGTCGAACAGCCACGGCGTCGTGAAGCCCTCGGGCACGTGGAGGGGCTGACGCGCCTGGCAGCCGGCCACCGCAGTGCGGCGGCGTTCTTCCAGATGCTCAACCAATCCGAGTTGCGGCAGCAGCAGCGTAAAGCCTCCGAACACCTGGTGCTGGGCAGCATCGAAGCCGCCAAGGGCCTGGAATACGACCAGGTGCTGCTGCCCTGGCTGGAGCGCGGGCTGCTCCCGGCGACCGGGGCGGCCGAACGCGACGAAGCCAACTTGTTTTACGTCGGCATGACCCGGGCCCGCCGCTGCCTGACGCTGCTGGCCCACCGCGAGCGGCCCAGCCCCTACCTCGCACAACTCAAGTGA
- the trmB gene encoding tRNA (guanosine(46)-N7)-methyltransferase TrmB: protein MSAPMPSPDTPPPPADDSAVPAGVEHPRTIRSYVMRAGRTTEGQARALADLGPRYILPYQAAPLDVAAAFGRTAPTVFEIGFGMGEATAHIASVRPGDNFIGCEVHEPGVGALLKRIGEQGLTNLRIVRHDAVEALEQMITPGSLAGVHVFFPDPWHKKRHHKRRLIQPPFVALLASRLAPGGYLHCATDWEPYAQQMLEVLSAEPALRNTAEGYAPKPDYRPLTKFENRGLKLGHGVWDLVFVKR, encoded by the coding sequence ATGTCCGCCCCGATGCCTAGCCCCGATACACCGCCCCCGCCCGCCGACGACTCTGCCGTCCCGGCCGGCGTCGAACACCCGCGCACCATCCGCAGCTACGTGATGCGTGCGGGCCGCACCACCGAGGGACAGGCGCGCGCCTTGGCCGATCTCGGCCCGCGCTACATCCTGCCCTACCAGGCCGCGCCGCTGGACGTGGCCGCCGCCTTCGGCCGCACCGCCCCCACCGTGTTCGAGATCGGCTTCGGGATGGGCGAAGCCACCGCTCACATCGCCTCGGTACGCCCGGGCGACAACTTCATCGGTTGCGAGGTGCACGAGCCGGGCGTGGGCGCGCTGCTCAAGCGCATCGGCGAGCAAGGGCTGACCAACCTTCGCATCGTGCGCCACGACGCGGTCGAAGCGCTCGAACAGATGATCACGCCCGGCTCGCTGGCCGGCGTGCATGTGTTCTTCCCGGACCCGTGGCACAAGAAGCGCCACCACAAGCGAAGGCTGATCCAGCCGCCCTTCGTGGCGTTGCTGGCGTCGCGCCTCGCGCCCGGCGGGTATCTGCACTGCGCGACCGACTGGGAGCCGTATGCCCAGCAGATGTTGGAGGTGCTGTCGGCCGAACCGGCCCTGCGCAACACCGCCGAGGGCTACGCGCCCAAACCCGATTACCGCCCGCTGACCAAGTTCGAGAACCGCGGCCTCAAGCTGGGCCACGGCGTCTGGGACCTGGTGTTCGTCAAGCGCTGA
- a CDS encoding heme lyase CcmF/NrfE family subunit, with translation MIAELGHYALILALCVAATAALLPLLGAERDAALALSVQRRGAALLFGLCLAAAASLTWSFVVNDFSVRYVAAHSHSTLPLTYRMAALWGSHEGSMLLWLVTLAGWTAVVAWRAVGLPDVMAVRVLGVLGAISTGLLLFVLLSSNPFLRLMPPPLDGRDLNALLQDPGMVFHPPALYLGYVGFAVPFAFAVAALWSGRLPPAWLRWLRPWVLLAWAALTLGIVLGSSWAYRVLGWGGWWFWDPVENASLLPWLAGLALLHAVCAAETREHFKRWVLLLAIACFGLSLIGTFIVRSGAITSVHAFATDPRRGLFILALLAACLGGALMLYAGRAHAIGGGRPFAPVSRESLLLSNTLLFSVATASVLLATLYPMALDALGAGKISVGAPYFEAVLVPLLAPAVFLMGVGPLAQWQKAPLPALARRLRWAFVASVSAALVAALVGRGGALIGVGFFLAAWVLASSMTGWLRRGSVPRSRAYWGMQLAHIGVGVFILGVTVVRGFQIEREVPLAVGDSAPVGDYVLRLDALEPFEAHNHGGVRAQLSVLREGEVTAVLKPESRTYRAQDMTVSTPAIHGTLWRDIYVAMGDRTGPQSWGLRLQYKPMIWWVWAGFLMMSAGGLLAACDRRYRLATTAPALQPAPGLSVASGEPR, from the coding sequence ATGATCGCGGAACTCGGCCACTACGCCCTCATCCTCGCCCTGTGCGTCGCGGCGACCGCGGCGCTGCTGCCGCTGCTGGGCGCGGAGCGGGACGCCGCGCTCGCACTGTCGGTGCAGCGGCGCGGTGCGGCCCTGTTGTTCGGCCTGTGCCTGGCCGCCGCGGCATCGCTGACCTGGAGTTTTGTCGTCAACGACTTTTCGGTGCGCTATGTGGCGGCGCACAGCCACTCGACCTTGCCGCTCACCTACCGCATGGCGGCCTTGTGGGGCAGCCATGAAGGATCGATGCTGCTGTGGCTCGTAACCCTGGCCGGTTGGACGGCCGTGGTCGCCTGGCGCGCCGTGGGCCTGCCGGATGTCATGGCGGTGCGCGTGCTCGGTGTGCTGGGGGCCATCTCGACCGGGCTGCTGTTGTTCGTGCTGCTGAGTTCCAACCCGTTTTTGCGCTTGATGCCGCCGCCGCTGGACGGGCGCGACCTCAACGCCTTGCTGCAGGACCCGGGCATGGTGTTCCATCCGCCGGCGCTCTATCTGGGCTATGTCGGGTTCGCAGTGCCCTTCGCGTTCGCGGTCGCCGCGTTGTGGTCAGGCCGGCTGCCGCCGGCCTGGCTGCGCTGGCTGCGGCCCTGGGTGCTGTTGGCCTGGGCGGCCCTGACGCTCGGCATCGTGCTCGGCAGCAGCTGGGCTTACCGGGTGCTGGGCTGGGGCGGCTGGTGGTTCTGGGACCCGGTCGAAAACGCGTCCTTGCTGCCGTGGCTGGCCGGCCTGGCACTGCTGCACGCGGTGTGCGCCGCCGAGACGCGCGAGCACTTCAAGCGCTGGGTGTTGCTGCTGGCGATCGCCTGCTTCGGGCTGAGCCTGATCGGCACCTTCATCGTGCGCTCGGGGGCCATCACGTCGGTGCATGCGTTTGCGACCGACCCGCGCCGCGGCCTGTTCATCCTGGCGCTGTTGGCCGCTTGCCTGGGCGGCGCGCTGATGCTGTACGCGGGCCGGGCGCATGCCATCGGCGGCGGCCGGCCGTTCGCGCCGGTGTCGCGCGAGTCGCTGCTGCTGTCCAACACACTGCTGTTCTCGGTCGCGACGGCCTCGGTGCTGCTCGCCACCTTGTACCCGATGGCGCTCGATGCCTTGGGTGCCGGCAAGATCTCGGTGGGCGCACCGTACTTCGAGGCGGTGCTGGTGCCCTTGCTCGCGCCCGCGGTGTTCCTGATGGGCGTGGGGCCGCTGGCGCAGTGGCAGAAGGCGCCGCTGCCCGCGCTCGCCCGGCGGCTGCGCTGGGCGTTCGTCGCCAGCGTGAGCGCCGCGTTGGTCGCGGCGCTGGTCGGGCGCGGCGGGGCCTTGATCGGGGTCGGCTTCTTCCTCGCTGCGTGGGTGCTGGCGTCGTCGATGACGGGGTGGCTGCGGCGTGGCAGCGTGCCACGCTCACGTGCTTACTGGGGCATGCAGCTGGCCCACATCGGCGTCGGCGTGTTCATCCTCGGCGTGACGGTGGTGCGTGGCTTCCAGATCGAGCGCGAGGTCCCGCTGGCGGTGGGCGACAGCGCGCCGGTGGGCGACTACGTGCTGCGCCTGGACGCGCTCGAGCCCTTCGAGGCCCACAACCATGGCGGCGTGCGGGCGCAACTGAGCGTGCTGCGCGAGGGTGAGGTGACGGCGGTGCTGAAGCCCGAAAGCCGCACCTATCGCGCGCAGGACATGACCGTGTCGACCCCCGCGATCCACGGCACCCTTTGGCGCGACATCTATGTCGCGATGGGCGACCGCACCGGGCCGCAGTCGTGGGGCCTGCGGCTGCAGTACAAGCCGATGATCTGGTGGGTCTGGGCCGGCTTTCTGATGATGTCGGCCGGCGGCCTGCTGGCCGCCTGTGATCGCCGTTACCGTCTCGCGACCACCGCGCCGGCGCTACAGCCCGCGCCTGGCTTGTCGGTGGCCTCGGGAGAGCCGCGATGA